A segment of the Sphingopyxis sp. OAS728 genome:
TGGCAGCCGCTGCCCGGCCGCGCCTTCGAACAGCGCAACTGGCCCGGCGATGTGCGCTTTGCAGCTGGCAACGGGCAGGGCGCGTCGCGCGTGCTGTTCGATCGCGTGGGAATCAGTCCGACGCCGCAGGCGATAGTGCTCACAGGGGGTGATGCGCGCGAAATCGTGCGCGTTTCGGCAACCGGGGAGGTCAGCCGTGGGCAATGATGTCGTCCGTCGTTCGCCGTCCGGCGAAGGGGGGTTCACGCTGCTCGAAATGCTCGTGGCTTTGAGCGTCATCAGCATTGCCGCGCTCGCGCTTGTCCGCCTCGACGCCTATGCGGTGCGCACCGCGGGCGATCTCGACGAAAGCACAATGGCGGGCGTCGTCGCCCAAAACCGAGCGGTCGAATTGTGGACCGATCCGGCGCCGCCCACGATCGGCAATAGCGCCATCGGCGTCGCGAACGCCGGGCGCAACTGGCGCGTCGAACAGCGGGTCTCGAAAACCGCCGACGATAGTTTGCTGCGCATCGACCTGCGCGTGCGTCCCGAGAGTGGGCGCGGGCAGGCGGTGCTGACGATCATCCGGCCGTCGCGATGAGGGACGAACGCGGCTTCACTCTCGTCGAAATGCTCGTCGCGCTGTCGATCTTCGCGGCCATCGCGGCGATGGGCGTCGGCCTGCTGCGCAGTAGCGTCGATACGCAGGATGCGGTGCAGGAACGGCTGAAGGCGATGGGCGGGATCAATCGCCTGCGCGCCGTCATGGCGAACGATCTGGCGCAGGCTGTTCAGCGTTCGACGCGCGGGCCGGCGGGGGAAGCCGTTCCCGCCTTCGTAGGATCGTCAACGGGCTTTGCCTTTGTCCACGGAGGAGCGGGTTCGCAGGATGGTGGCTCTCGTCCCGCCATCGAGCGTGTCGCCTATGCAAAGGTCGGCAACGAGTGGCGGCGCGCGACGCAGCCGATGCTCGATGGCACGGCGCTCGGCGAGGGCGACCGGTTGATCGCCGACGTCGCCAGCGTCGCGGTGCGGTACCGCGATGAGCGGGGCAATTGGGGCGAGGTCTGGAATTCGGAGCCGGGCGACCGCCTGCCGCGTGCGGTAGAGGTGCGGTTGGCTCGCACCGGGCGCGAGGCGTTGACGATGCTGTTCCTGACCGCGCCCACGCTGCCGCCGCCGCCGGTCCAAGGGGTGCCGACACCATGAGACGCCGCAGGAAAGACGAGCGCGGCGCGGCGCTGCTGACCGTATTGCTGCTCGTCGCTGTGATGGCGGTGATCGCCGCGACCGCGCTCGACCGGTTGACGCTCGCGACGCGCATCGCGGGCAGCGCGGCGACGGTCGATCAGGGCCGCGCATACGCCTTTGCTGCCGAGCAGATCGCGCTTCGCCGTGTCGCCGACCTCGTCGGACGCGACCCCGCCAAGCTGACGCTGGCCGGAAACTGGCTCGGGCGCGATTTCACGCTGCCGTTGCCCGGCGGTCAGGGTCGCGCGAAGCTGACCGACGCGAACAATTGCTTCAATCTCAACAGCCTTGTCGCCGAGACGGTGCCGGGGCGATTCAGCCAGCGGTCGGGTTCGATGCGCCAGTTCGGCGAATTGATGAGCTTGCTCGGGATCGATGCGGGGCAGGCGCAGGCGATCGCGGGCGCGGCGGCGGACTGGATCGACAGCGACAGCAACGAGGGCCCGCTCGGCGCCGAGGATAACGCCTATCGCGGGATGCAGGGCGCCTATCTGCCCGCGAACCGCAAGATGGCTGATGTTAGCGAACTCCGCGCGGTGCGCGGCGTGACGCCGAAAATTTACGCGCGCCTTAAGCCCTGGATTTGCGTCCTGCCGGTGACCGACCCGGTGAAGCTTAACGTCAATACGCTCGCGCCCGAACAGGCGCCGCTGGTCGCGATGTTGGTGCCCGGCGAGATCGGCGTGGCGAAAGCGCGGGCGGTGCTGGCGGCGCGCCCCGCTGGCGGCTATGGCAGCAGCGTACGATTCTGGGAGGCGGGGCCGTTCGAAGGACGGAAACCGCCGACCGATGTTGCCGAACAGGCGGGCGTGAACAGCCGCTGGTTGGCGCTGACGACGAATGTGACGATGGGGGACGGTTTCTTGACCGCAGTTTCGCTGATCGATGCCAATGGCGGGGCGCCGTCCGCGGGCATAACGCCGCCGGTAATCGTGCGCCGCGATTGGGGCGAGAGCGACTGATATGACGCGCACGCTGGTTCTCTGGCTGCCCCCGGTGGCTGCGCTTGGCGAAGGCGATGCGCCCCGGCCCGCGTGGCTGCGGATCGACGATGGCATTGTCGTCGATTCAGGACAGGATGACGGCTGGGTCGATGCGTGGGAAAAACCGCGCGACGATAGCCCCGACGACCGGCTGATCGCCTTGGCGCCGGCCGCCGACGTCCCGCTGCGCTGGCTCCATTATCCGGGCGCTGCACCCGCGCAGGCTGCTGCTGCGGCGCGGATCGACGCGCTGAAGAACAGTCTGGGCGATGCCGCGGCGCTGCATGTCGTCGCCGGGCAGCCCGCGGGCGAGGGGCAGGCGGTCCCGGTCGCGGTGACGACCCACGCCGCGATGACTGCGTGGACCGACTGGCTGAAGGCGCGCGATCTGAGCGCGGCCGCGATCATCCCGTCGGCGGCAGCGGTGCCGCCGCCCGAACCCGATACGCTGTGGATGGCCGACGTTGGCGGCGAACAGATCATCCGCACCGCCGAGCGCGCTTATATGTCCGATCCCGAACTCGATCCGCTGATCGCGGGCGGCCACGCCGCGCTGCCGCTCGATGCCGACCGGATGCGCGAGTCGCTGTTGCTGACACTCGCCGCGCCGCCGCTCGACCTGCTCAGCGGCGGGTGGAAGCCCAAGCGCAGTTGGTCGGTCGACCCCGCGATGCTCCGGCTGGCGAAGCGCCTTGCCATCGCACTTGTCGTCGTGAGCCTGCTCATCCCGATCATCTATGCGGTGCGCCTCTCATCCGACACCGGCCGCGCCGACGATGCGGTCGTCGCGATGGCGAAGAAGGCCGGGGTGACCGCGACCGATGCGACGGCGGCCGAGGCCGAACTCGACCGCCGCCTGGCCGCCGCCGGCGGCGGGCCGCTCGCTTTCTCGGTTCCGGCATCGGCGCTGTACGACGCGATGGGCGATGCGCCCGGCGTCTCGCTCAAGACGCTGTCGCACCGCACCGACGGGACGCTGACGACGACGCTCGCGGCGCCGCGTGTCGAGGATATCAATCAGGTGCTGCTGGCGCTGCAGGCGCGCGGTTACCGCGTCACCGCGCAGCCGATGGCGGGCAGCGACGGTCAGCAAATGGCCAATATCACGATCCGGGCGGTACCATGACCGAGAGACTGCAAAATTGGTGGATCGCGCTGTCGACGCGCGAGCGCTGGCTCGTCGGCGTCGCGGGCGTGCTGGCGCTGGGCGTGATCCTGTGGGGTCTCGGGCGACCGGCGGTCGCGGCCTTCATTGATCTGGAGAGCCAGCACCGCGCCGCGATCGAGCGCGAGGGCCGCGTGTCCTCGAAGGTGCAATTGCTCGCGCAGCGCCCCTCCAAATCGGTCGCCGCGGCGGTCGATGCCGTCGCGCTCGACCAATATCTTGCACAATCGGCGGGCGAAATCGGACTGACGCTCGACCGCAACGAAGCGCGCGGCGCGGGGCAGGCGACGATCGCGATCGCCACCGCGCGCGCGACCGTACTGACCGACTGGCTCGCCTCGCTCGAGGGGCAGGGCTTTGTCATCGACCAGCTCACGATCACCCCCGCCGCCGACGGTACCGTCGGCCTCACCGCCGAGTTGCGGAAGGGCGGTCAATGAGCGCGCGGCGACGCTGGGCGATTGCGGCGCTGCTGCTTGCGCTGATCCTGATCATTGCAACCTTCCCGATGCGGCTCGCGCTCGCTTGGTCGGGTGCGACCGATGCGGGCATCACCGCGCGCGCCGTTCGCGGGTCGGTCTGGTCGGGCGAACTCGTCGAGGCGCGGCTCGGCGCCTTGCCGCTCGGCACGGTGCGCGCCAGCCTGTCGCCGCTCGCACTGCTCGGCGGGGGTGTCGACCTCGCTTTTTCGCGCGCCGACGACCGGCTCGGCGCGCTCGCCGGACGGCTGCATGGCAGCAACCCGCGCGGTATTTCGGATGTCAGCGGCACGACCTCGATGTCGGGCGGGCTCGGCATGATCCCCGTCGATACGATCCGCTTCGAAGGCGCGACCGTGCGGTTCGACGGCGCGGGCAAATGCGCCAGCGCCGCGGGTCGCATCCAGCTCGCGGTTACCGCCCCGATTGCCGGGCTCGACCTGTCGCGCGGGCTTTCGGGGCCGCTGACATGTGCGAACGGACGCGCACAGGCTGCGCTCGGCAGCCAGTCGGGCATGGAGCGATTGACGCTCTCCTTCGACGGCGGCGGCGCCTATCGCGCGCAGTTCGCGATCAACGTCGACCGCGACCCGGCGATGGCTGGCGCGCTTGCCGCGCTGGGCTTCAAGGCCGGGCCCGGCGGATTCGTGCTGGCGACTTCGGGTCGCTTCTGACGTGACCATCCTCGATGCCTTGCCCTTCGGCATGGGCGTCGCCTTCGCTGCGCTGATCGGGCTGGTATTTGGCAGCTTCATCGCGACGCTGGTACTGCGCTGGCCCGCCGGGCGCTCGGTGCTTGGGCGATCGCAATGCGATGGTTGCGGCCGGCCGCTTGGCGCTCTGGATCTCTTTCCTTTGTTGTCGCCCCTCGCGTCGCGCGGTCGTTGCCGGACGTGCAATGCTGCGATCGATCCTTTTCACTGGCGCGTCGAACTGGGCTCAGCACTGATCGGCATTGTCGCCCTCGCATTTTCACCGGGAACTGCGGGTTGGATCTGGGCCCTGTTCGGCTGGATGCTGCTTCCGCTTGCGCTGCTCGATGCGCGCCATTTCTGGCTTCCCGACCGCCTCAACCTGCTGCTCGGCATCGTCGGCCTGCTGATAGCCGGTCCGATGCTGGATACGTCGCTGATCGACCGCTGGGTCGGTGCGGTCGTCTGCGGCCTGACGCTCGCCACCATTGCCGAATTCTATCGGCGCGTGCGGCTGAAAGACGCAATGGGCGGCGGCGATCCCAAGCTCGTTGCGGCGATCGGCGCGTGGCTTGGCTGGCAGGCGCTGCCGCTGATGCTGCTCCTGGCCAGCCTCGGCGGGATCATCTGGGCACTCTTCGTCCAACGAAAAGGGGACCAGCCGCTCGGCGAGCGACGGGTCCCCTTCGGTGTCTTTGCCTGCACCGCCGCTTTCGCCGCGGTGCCGCTGTGGCCGCTTATTGCCCGATGACGACGGTCACGGCGCGACGGTTCTTGGCATAGGCTTCCTCGGTCGAACCGAGTTCGGCCGGACGTTCCTTGCCATAGCTGATGACGTTGATGCGCGACGGGTCGATGCCGAGCGACGCGAGATAGTTTTTCGCGGCGTTCGCGCGGCGTTCGCCGAGCGCGATGTTATAATCACGGGTGCCGCGTTCGTCGGCATGACCTTCTAGCGTGACGCGGACCGCGGGATTGCGCTGCAGCCACTGCGACTGGGTCTGCAGCGTCGCCTGATCCTGCGCGTCGACATTATACTGGTCATAATCGAAGAAGACGCGGTCGCCCATGGCGCCGACGCTGGCGAGGAAATCTTCCTGCGATCCGGGGACAACGCCGGTGCCGGTGTTGTTGCCGGTGTCGCTGGTGCCTTCGGGGGCGGGGGGGAGCGTGTCAGGGGCCTTTTTTGCGCAGGCGCCAACAGCAAGCATGGTGATCGCCGCAATCATTGCGGTGCTTTTGCGTATCGTCATGTCTCTGTCCTCTTGTTGTTGAAAATCATTCGTGCGGCCGATTTGGCCCGTTCAGGACGCGATAGTTGAACCCGATCGCGCCCCTTTGGTTCCGGTTTCCTCAGGGGAGTACCGGGCCCCAGCTGGGGTCCGACCCGTCTTGCGGGGTCGGCAGGCGGCGCATGTTCACGCCGGTCAGGTCGACCTGCCACAGGCCCGATTTGCCTTCGCGGCCGGGCGTGGTGCGGAAAAACTGGATGACGCGGCCGTTCGGCGACCAGGTC
Coding sequences within it:
- the gspI gene encoding type II secretion system minor pseudopilin GspI, with translation MGNDVVRRSPSGEGGFTLLEMLVALSVISIAALALVRLDAYAVRTAGDLDESTMAGVVAQNRAVELWTDPAPPTIGNSAIGVANAGRNWRVEQRVSKTADDSLLRIDLRVRPESGRGQAVLTIIRPSR
- the gspJ gene encoding type II secretion system minor pseudopilin GspJ, with the translated sequence MRDERGFTLVEMLVALSIFAAIAAMGVGLLRSSVDTQDAVQERLKAMGGINRLRAVMANDLAQAVQRSTRGPAGEAVPAFVGSSTGFAFVHGGAGSQDGGSRPAIERVAYAKVGNEWRRATQPMLDGTALGEGDRLIADVASVAVRYRDERGNWGEVWNSEPGDRLPRAVEVRLARTGREALTMLFLTAPTLPPPPVQGVPTP
- the gspK gene encoding type II secretion system minor pseudopilin GspK produces the protein MRRRRKDERGAALLTVLLLVAVMAVIAATALDRLTLATRIAGSAATVDQGRAYAFAAEQIALRRVADLVGRDPAKLTLAGNWLGRDFTLPLPGGQGRAKLTDANNCFNLNSLVAETVPGRFSQRSGSMRQFGELMSLLGIDAGQAQAIAGAAADWIDSDSNEGPLGAEDNAYRGMQGAYLPANRKMADVSELRAVRGVTPKIYARLKPWICVLPVTDPVKLNVNTLAPEQAPLVAMLVPGEIGVAKARAVLAARPAGGYGSSVRFWEAGPFEGRKPPTDVAEQAGVNSRWLALTTNVTMGDGFLTAVSLIDANGGAPSAGITPPVIVRRDWGESD
- the gspL gene encoding type II secretion system protein GspL — its product is MTRTLVLWLPPVAALGEGDAPRPAWLRIDDGIVVDSGQDDGWVDAWEKPRDDSPDDRLIALAPAADVPLRWLHYPGAAPAQAAAAARIDALKNSLGDAAALHVVAGQPAGEGQAVPVAVTTHAAMTAWTDWLKARDLSAAAIIPSAAAVPPPEPDTLWMADVGGEQIIRTAERAYMSDPELDPLIAGGHAALPLDADRMRESLLLTLAAPPLDLLSGGWKPKRSWSVDPAMLRLAKRLAIALVVVSLLIPIIYAVRLSSDTGRADDAVVAMAKKAGVTATDATAAEAELDRRLAAAGGGPLAFSVPASALYDAMGDAPGVSLKTLSHRTDGTLTTTLAAPRVEDINQVLLALQARGYRVTAQPMAGSDGQQMANITIRAVP
- the gspM gene encoding type II secretion system protein GspM, which gives rise to MTERLQNWWIALSTRERWLVGVAGVLALGVILWGLGRPAVAAFIDLESQHRAAIEREGRVSSKVQLLAQRPSKSVAAAVDAVALDQYLAQSAGEIGLTLDRNEARGAGQATIAIATARATVLTDWLASLEGQGFVIDQLTITPAADGTVGLTAELRKGGQ
- the gspN gene encoding type II secretion system protein N; this encodes MSARRRWAIAALLLALILIIATFPMRLALAWSGATDAGITARAVRGSVWSGELVEARLGALPLGTVRASLSPLALLGGGVDLAFSRADDRLGALAGRLHGSNPRGISDVSGTTSMSGGLGMIPVDTIRFEGATVRFDGAGKCASAAGRIQLAVTAPIAGLDLSRGLSGPLTCANGRAQAALGSQSGMERLTLSFDGGGAYRAQFAINVDRDPAMAGALAALGFKAGPGGFVLATSGRF
- a CDS encoding A24 family peptidase translates to MGVAFAALIGLVFGSFIATLVLRWPAGRSVLGRSQCDGCGRPLGALDLFPLLSPLASRGRCRTCNAAIDPFHWRVELGSALIGIVALAFSPGTAGWIWALFGWMLLPLALLDARHFWLPDRLNLLLGIVGLLIAGPMLDTSLIDRWVGAVVCGLTLATIAEFYRRVRLKDAMGGGDPKLVAAIGAWLGWQALPLMLLLASLGGIIWALFVQRKGDQPLGERRVPFGVFACTAAFAAVPLWPLIAR
- the pal gene encoding peptidoglycan-associated lipoprotein Pal, coding for MTIRKSTAMIAAITMLAVGACAKKAPDTLPPAPEGTSDTGNNTGTGVVPGSQEDFLASVGAMGDRVFFDYDQYNVDAQDQATLQTQSQWLQRNPAVRVTLEGHADERGTRDYNIALGERRANAAKNYLASLGIDPSRINVISYGKERPAELGSTEEAYAKNRRAVTVVIGQ